In bacterium, a genomic segment contains:
- a CDS encoding BlaI/MecI/CopY family transcriptional regulator, whose amino-acid sequence MVNEKFTRLQLRIMQVLWQRKRATAREITDALAALEPIAHSTVQTLLRRLERRKVIDHDENDATFEYFPLVRNERVVQQMFQDFLDRLFAGSPQGMVSYLLKNRYVTPGELKELSELSEKRSNKR is encoded by the coding sequence ATGGTAAATGAAAAATTCACACGTCTACAACTGCGCATCATGCAGGTGCTCTGGCAGAGAAAACGGGCGACCGCGCGGGAAATAACCGATGCCCTTGCCGCGCTGGAACCGATCGCCCACTCGACAGTGCAGACTCTGCTCAGAAGACTCGAACGCCGGAAAGTAATCGATCATGATGAAAACGATGCCACGTTCGAATACTTCCCGCTTGTTCGCAACGAAAGAGTGGTACAGCAGATGTTCCAGGACTTTCTCGACCGCCTTTTCGCGGGTTCCCCGCAGGGCATGGTTTCTTATCTGCTCAAAAACCGTTATGTAACCCCCGGGGAGCTTAAAGAACTCTCCGAGCTTTCGGAAAAAAGGAGCAATAAGCGGTGA
- a CDS encoding T9SS type A sorting domain-containing protein has protein sequence MNGTQLQAWLLILSNYAATAGANLFLQSGVVITVGIAAAHVLRKQGAAVRSLVLRAFLTAVFLCPLMWIIIRETGIRGFVIHIPLITSVQMSSPAALLPKIRNDSDDVHSYSAPQSLPGGSPDRYHYPAPPGVKAPLLTSDRMDSMTNEPGFSATSHKTIHVQARRFLPLNGRALVYLSFAILWITVSLFLIVRLILHHLYIILIRRSAVTAKESFRTACARAAREIGISPPLILQSPSVWSPFLVGIVKPCIFLPLGRQEALLESRAVFLHELAHYRRRDNLWNLFRHIGVALIPYQPLMWILSRLIEETSDYACDDVVMSATGNHKAYARNLIAIADACNPRVHELVTGVGIVSASPLRRRIERILNASRAISLKVSSYMLVTVYSLCLSVVFLAGLVGIRGKSFAQIRTIPETVSRKAAEVTLAAVSAVKEQVSKSLQPEQAESLAYHAIPPLQKTHDRGEGVPLVSGQPNTAHDDSAGSQSSEPTVTDAVMEHASGDGLSMSNFQAAVLHESEPAAAETLEDTSEKTSSARQTDASQPESEPVASPVLSPSQVDIRFEGTDHREYVTAQSGPLEIAVPDGLPSTLLESLENGQENPVWSPTGKLIAFTGRGGQGIWAIPVQGGRPSLALDNTGESLYDGSVSPRGKTHILCFTPDGGEITFVKYIPKINGFEKKTAAEGLSLMPVIESVNIRTGERREIVKDASEGCWSPDSRYFVYVDGDYYGISVLDLTSGESKRISGTGKSPTITPDGEFIIYVDWSWDATDQLFRAPIEGGQPEQLTGEGLWWNPKCSPDGEWVLCSGCVIEYGSYALLRAYNLKNQMAYDLVINKSETAEMGDWSPSGRQFCYTLYGGAFINGKNIKKSTIYISDFGLWKSAQPDTAASSEPVEFKLIGNFPNPFNPSTTIRFSLPGDGFTELVIYSITGQKIRELVSQELSSGIHSVVWDGRDQNGIPVSSGIYISRLKMEGKVETGRMTLVK, from the coding sequence GTGAACGGAACACAACTGCAGGCTTGGTTGTTAATCCTCTCCAATTATGCAGCCACCGCGGGGGCGAATCTTTTCCTCCAGTCCGGTGTAGTGATCACGGTTGGCATTGCGGCTGCGCATGTGCTGAGGAAACAGGGGGCGGCTGTCCGTTCTCTGGTGCTTCGGGCATTTCTCACAGCGGTTTTCCTATGCCCGCTCATGTGGATCATTATTCGGGAAACGGGTATCCGGGGATTCGTTATTCATATACCACTCATCACCTCCGTGCAGATGTCTTCCCCTGCTGCTCTGTTGCCAAAGATTCGGAACGATAGTGACGACGTTCATTCCTATTCCGCCCCTCAGTCTTTACCCGGCGGCTCTCCCGACCGGTATCACTATCCTGCGCCTCCTGGTGTCAAAGCGCCTCTCCTGACATCAGACCGCATGGATTCCATGACGAATGAACCGGGATTCTCCGCTACGAGCCATAAAACAATTCACGTGCAGGCGCGGCGATTTCTCCCGCTTAACGGACGGGCACTCGTCTACCTTTCGTTTGCCATTCTCTGGATCACGGTATCTCTCTTTCTTATAGTCAGACTTATTCTGCATCATCTGTACATCATACTCATACGTCGTTCAGCTGTCACCGCAAAGGAATCATTCCGTACAGCCTGCGCCAGAGCGGCACGGGAGATCGGCATCAGTCCTCCCCTTATTCTTCAAAGCCCTTCGGTGTGGAGTCCGTTTCTTGTCGGAATCGTAAAGCCTTGCATCTTTCTCCCTCTCGGGAGGCAGGAAGCGTTGCTCGAAAGCCGGGCGGTTTTCCTCCATGAACTCGCACACTATCGCCGCCGCGACAACCTCTGGAACCTCTTCCGGCATATCGGAGTCGCCCTTATCCCTTACCAGCCGCTTATGTGGATATTATCCCGGCTGATCGAGGAGACGAGCGATTATGCCTGTGACGATGTGGTGATGAGCGCCACCGGTAATCACAAGGCATATGCCCGGAATCTCATTGCCATTGCAGATGCCTGCAATCCCAGAGTCCATGAACTCGTCACAGGGGTGGGTATTGTCTCTGCTTCCCCGCTGCGCCGCAGAATAGAGCGGATTCTCAATGCTTCCCGGGCGATATCTCTCAAAGTGAGCTCATATATGCTCGTGACTGTTTATTCGCTCTGTCTTTCGGTGGTCTTTCTTGCCGGGCTCGTGGGTATTCGCGGAAAAAGCTTTGCTCAGATACGGACTATCCCCGAAACAGTCTCGCGCAAGGCAGCGGAGGTCACTCTCGCGGCGGTTTCAGCTGTAAAAGAGCAGGTAAGCAAGTCGCTGCAACCCGAACAGGCAGAATCTCTCGCATATCATGCGATTCCTCCTCTACAGAAAACACACGACCGGGGTGAAGGTGTTCCGCTGGTTTCCGGACAGCCGAATACCGCACACGATGATTCAGCCGGTTCCCAATCGTCTGAACCCACCGTTACCGATGCAGTAATGGAACACGCATCCGGTGACGGGCTTTCCATGAGCAATTTCCAGGCGGCTGTTTTACATGAATCGGAGCCTGCCGCAGCGGAAACACTGGAAGATACTTCGGAGAAGACCTCTTCAGCACGCCAGACCGACGCATCACAGCCGGAATCAGAACCGGTGGCGTCTCCGGTTCTTTCTCCCTCTCAAGTTGATATCCGATTCGAAGGAACGGACCATCGCGAGTATGTGACTGCACAATCCGGCCCCCTCGAAATAGCGGTTCCGGACGGGCTTCCCTCAACTCTGCTGGAGAGTCTTGAGAACGGTCAGGAAAATCCGGTGTGGTCTCCTACGGGAAAACTCATCGCTTTCACCGGGAGAGGGGGTCAAGGCATCTGGGCGATTCCCGTGCAGGGCGGCAGACCGTCTCTCGCGCTTGACAATACGGGAGAGTCTCTATACGACGGGAGCGTGTCGCCGAGGGGAAAGACGCACATCCTCTGCTTCACTCCCGATGGCGGCGAAATAACCTTCGTGAAATACATCCCGAAAATAAACGGTTTTGAGAAAAAAACCGCCGCTGAAGGACTGTCTCTCATGCCGGTCATCGAGAGTGTCAACATTCGCACCGGCGAGCGCAGGGAGATTGTGAAGGATGCAAGCGAAGGATGCTGGAGCCCTGACAGCAGGTACTTTGTATATGTGGATGGCGACTACTATGGCATCTCCGTACTCGATTTGACCTCCGGTGAATCAAAAAGGATATCCGGCACCGGGAAATCTCCCACGATTACGCCCGATGGTGAATTCATCATATACGTTGACTGGAGCTGGGACGCTACAGATCAGCTCTTCCGCGCCCCGATCGAGGGCGGCCAGCCGGAGCAGCTCACCGGCGAGGGACTCTGGTGGAACCCGAAATGCTCGCCTGACGGCGAATGGGTGCTCTGTTCAGGGTGCGTCATCGAGTACGGATCGTACGCTCTGCTGAGGGCGTATAACCTCAAAAACCAGATGGCGTACGATCTGGTCATCAACAAATCGGAGACCGCGGAGATGGGTGACTGGTCACCAAGCGGCCGTCAATTCTGCTACACGCTCTATGGCGGAGCGTTCATCAACGGCAAGAATATCAAGAAATCTACAATTTACATAAGCGATTTCGGACTGTGGAAATCAGCCCAACCGGATACTGCAGCATCTTCGGAGCCGGTTGAATTCAAACTCATCGGGAATTTCCCGAACCCGTTCAATCCTTCCACCACGATACGGTTCTCACTTCCGGGGGATGGCTTCACGGAACTGGTCATCTATTCGATTACCGGCCAGAAAATCCGGGAGCTCGTTTCACAGGAACTTTCCTCAGGGATACATTCGGTTGTGTGGGACGGGCGTGATCAAAACGGAATACCGGTGTCATCCGGCATTTACATTTCTCGGCTGAAGATGGAAGGAAAGGTTGAGACTGGTCGGATGACACTGGTTAAATAG